From a single Natronorubrum tibetense GA33 genomic region:
- a CDS encoding ABC transporter ATP-binding protein: MSLLEIDGVTKRFGGLVAVDDVSFDVNRGEIVGLIGPNGSGKSTVFNCIMSIYKVTDGSIHFDENDITDHQTHEVVNSGLSRVSQESNPITAMSVAGNIQLFTLPNSLFSLRGGASEAEIYEYAARVDIEDKLQEMPDELPHADIRRLEIAKALATEPDLLLLDEPFAGMNQAEITELAETFRAFSEAGITMVIVDHNMGGLMDLVDRAVVLNNGEKLMEGTPDEVTSDERVQKAYLGTAEES; this comes from the coding sequence GTGAGCCTCCTCGAAATCGACGGTGTGACGAAGCGCTTCGGTGGCCTCGTCGCCGTCGACGACGTTTCGTTCGACGTCAACCGCGGTGAGATCGTCGGCTTGATCGGACCGAACGGCTCTGGGAAATCGACGGTGTTCAACTGTATCATGAGCATCTACAAGGTCACCGACGGTTCGATTCACTTCGACGAGAACGATATCACCGACCACCAAACCCACGAGGTCGTCAACAGCGGGCTCTCTCGAGTCTCACAGGAGTCGAACCCGATCACGGCAATGTCCGTCGCCGGCAATATTCAGCTGTTTACGCTGCCGAACAGTCTATTCTCCCTTCGCGGCGGTGCCAGCGAAGCGGAGATCTACGAGTACGCGGCACGCGTCGACATCGAGGACAAACTACAGGAGATGCCGGACGAACTTCCACACGCGGATATCCGTCGTCTCGAAATCGCCAAAGCGTTGGCGACCGAGCCCGATCTGTTGTTGCTCGACGAGCCGTTTGCCGGAATGAATCAGGCCGAAATCACCGAACTCGCGGAGACGTTCCGAGCGTTCAGCGAAGCCGGGATTACGATGGTTATCGTCGATCACAACATGGGGGGTCTGATGGACCTCGTCGATCGGGCCGTCGTCCTCAACAACGGTGAAAAACTCATGGAAGGAACACCCGACGAGGTCACGAGTGACGAACGCGTTCAGAAAGCGTACCTCGGTACCGCGGAGGAGAGCTAG
- a CDS encoding ABC transporter ATP-binding protein, with protein MSYLELEDVHVRYGKAHALKGISLSVERGEIYGVIGPNGAGKTTMLNAIAGFVEYEGDIGYDGVDLATVSPQQIVQNGLVYCTEDRDLFPFFSVHDNLLMGAQFRDDRDAVQEDLDMVYDLFPRLDERRTQEAETMSGGEQQMLAIGRALMSDPDMLMLDEPTIGLAPVIIQDISDAIETLQEEGLTILLAEQNSTFALRHAERLSLIETGEIELAGTSEEFHDNEYVREAYVGIH; from the coding sequence ATGTCGTATCTCGAACTCGAAGACGTCCACGTCCGGTACGGCAAAGCACACGCGTTGAAAGGGATCTCGCTATCGGTCGAACGGGGCGAGATCTACGGCGTCATCGGTCCGAATGGCGCCGGGAAGACGACCATGTTGAACGCAATCGCCGGCTTCGTCGAGTACGAAGGCGACATTGGCTACGACGGGGTCGACCTCGCAACGGTAAGTCCACAGCAGATCGTCCAGAACGGCCTGGTCTACTGTACCGAGGATCGGGATCTGTTCCCGTTCTTTTCGGTCCACGATAACCTGTTGATGGGAGCACAGTTCCGTGACGACCGCGACGCGGTCCAGGAGGACCTCGACATGGTCTACGACCTGTTCCCGCGGCTGGACGAACGCCGAACGCAGGAGGCCGAAACCATGAGCGGCGGCGAACAGCAGATGCTCGCCATCGGCCGAGCGCTGATGAGCGATCCCGATATGCTCATGCTCGACGAACCGACGATCGGACTCGCGCCCGTGATCATTCAGGACATCAGCGACGCCATCGAAACGTTACAAGAAGAGGGTCTGACGATTCTCCTGGCCGAGCAGAACTCGACGTTCGCGCTGCGCCACGCCGAGCGACTCTCGTTGATCGAAACCGGCGAGATCGAACTCGCGGGAACGTCCGAAGAGTTCCACGACAACGAGTACGTCCGAGAAGCTTACGTGGGCATCCACTAA
- a CDS encoding acyl-CoA thioesterase, whose product MDTVDNTDDAGEPDFQPVFENRVRFAETDQQGIVFYGEYFTFQDETVSQFFREIDYSYEEMEADGWQVHVVNAELNYRDAAEFGDVLVNELRVAEMGTASITFEYRVRRKSDDRTLADGTVTQVAVDLETEEPIAVPDAFREAVAAFQGGLASADP is encoded by the coding sequence ATGGATACCGTTGACAATACCGATGATGCCGGCGAGCCCGACTTCCAGCCAGTCTTCGAGAATCGCGTCCGATTCGCCGAGACCGACCAGCAGGGGATCGTCTTCTACGGCGAGTATTTCACCTTTCAGGACGAGACCGTCTCCCAGTTCTTCCGAGAGATCGATTACAGCTACGAGGAGATGGAAGCTGACGGCTGGCAGGTCCACGTCGTCAACGCGGAACTGAACTACCGCGACGCGGCCGAGTTCGGCGACGTGCTCGTCAACGAACTGCGCGTTGCCGAGATGGGCACGGCAAGCATCACGTTCGAGTACCGCGTGAGACGAAAATCCGACGACCGAACGCTCGCCGACGGCACCGTCACGCAGGTCGCCGTCGACCTCGAGACCGAGGAACCGATCGCCGTCCCCGATGCCTTCCGGGAGGCCGTCGCGGCGTTTCAGGGTGGTCTCGCGAGCGCCGATCCGTAG
- a CDS encoding N-acyl homoserine lactonase family protein produces the protein MVSATVTPIERGTITTDVNNIIEGFALGTTDEPNPETVMGDGPVYNLVIDHPEATILWDTGSHPEADSGHWPPELYAAFEHTGLRPLEDDLADAGYALDDIDCVIQTHLHLDHAGGLYAFEETDTPVYVHEEELKFAYYSAKTDAGDGAYVAGDFDRDLNWEIVHGNREYFVEDLEFVHLPGHTPGLLGVQLELEDTGTVVLAGDQAYTRANYHDEQPMGGQLLWSKRHWLESLRTVKALERRHDATVICGHDGDDLETLESL, from the coding sequence ATGGTTTCTGCGACCGTGACGCCGATCGAGCGCGGCACGATCACCACCGACGTCAACAACATCATCGAGGGATTCGCGCTGGGGACGACCGACGAGCCGAATCCGGAGACGGTGATGGGCGATGGTCCCGTCTACAACCTTGTTATCGACCACCCCGAGGCGACGATCCTCTGGGACACCGGCTCGCATCCGGAAGCCGACTCGGGCCACTGGCCGCCGGAGCTCTACGCTGCGTTCGAACACACGGGGTTACGGCCGCTCGAGGACGACCTCGCAGACGCGGGCTACGCCCTCGACGATATCGACTGCGTGATCCAGACGCACCTCCACCTCGACCACGCCGGCGGGCTCTACGCGTTCGAGGAGACTGACACGCCGGTCTACGTCCATGAGGAAGAACTGAAGTTCGCCTACTACAGCGCCAAGACCGACGCGGGCGACGGGGCCTATGTGGCGGGTGATTTCGACCGCGACCTGAACTGGGAGATCGTTCACGGCAACCGGGAGTACTTCGTCGAGGACCTCGAGTTCGTCCACCTTCCGGGCCACACGCCCGGATTGCTCGGCGTCCAACTGGAACTCGAGGACACCGGCACCGTCGTCCTCGCCGGCGACCAGGCCTACACGCGGGCGAACTATCACGACGAACAGCCGATGGGTGGGCAGTTACTCTGGAGCAAACGCCACTGGCTCGAGAGCCTCCGGACGGTCAAAGCCCTCGAGCGACGGCACGACGCGACCGTTATTTGTGGACACGATGGTGACGACCTCGAGACGCTCGAGTCCCTGTAG
- a CDS encoding NAD(P)/FAD-dependent oxidoreductase, translated as MQTTPRVLVVGGGLAGLVAARHLAGGGTDVTLLEHRETVGGRVRTLERDGYRFDRGFQVLFPAYPAVRRELDLEALDLRRFTSGATIARPGRRSVLADPRQQPRTIPATLFNRDITMGDRLRVARLWWALRGTDPDRVFGDTREEDVSIERYLRDRGFSDGFIEEFVAPFYGGITLDRTLSTSSRVFEYTFATLAAGGAAVPAEGMEAIPTQLAQRVRNVGGAIETGIAVESVSSDESTATVETADGETHDADAVVVATDPPAARELTGLESIPTEARGCVTQYYALPDETGLETGKRLLLNATEDEGPNHVVPHSAVVPEYAPDDTTLVSATYLGCEVQRTSKRSDASRGAEANDAELAERTRQALESWYPEQRFDGLETLHTDRIPFAQFDQPPGIYDRLPDARDPDGPVYLAGDYTRWSSIQGAMRSGQDAAQAVLEDLSR; from the coding sequence ATGCAGACGACTCCACGGGTGCTCGTCGTCGGTGGTGGACTCGCGGGACTCGTCGCCGCACGCCACCTCGCCGGCGGCGGGACCGACGTGACGCTGCTCGAGCACCGCGAGACGGTCGGCGGCCGCGTCCGAACGCTCGAGCGGGACGGTTACCGATTCGATCGCGGCTTTCAGGTGCTCTTTCCCGCCTATCCCGCAGTGCGGCGGGAACTGGACCTCGAGGCCCTCGACCTTCGCCGATTCACCTCGGGTGCGACCATCGCGCGACCGGGCCGACGGTCGGTACTCGCGGATCCGCGCCAGCAGCCACGTACGATACCCGCGACGCTGTTCAATCGCGATATCACGATGGGCGACCGGCTTCGCGTCGCTCGCCTCTGGTGGGCGTTGCGGGGAACCGATCCGGATCGCGTCTTCGGCGATACTCGCGAGGAAGACGTCTCGATCGAACGCTATCTGCGCGACCGCGGCTTCTCCGACGGCTTTATCGAGGAGTTCGTCGCGCCGTTCTATGGAGGGATCACCCTCGATCGAACGCTCTCGACCTCGAGTCGAGTCTTCGAGTACACGTTTGCGACGCTCGCGGCGGGCGGTGCTGCAGTTCCAGCGGAGGGAATGGAAGCGATACCGACGCAGCTCGCCCAGCGCGTCCGGAATGTCGGCGGCGCGATCGAGACCGGTATCGCGGTCGAGTCGGTCTCGAGCGACGAGTCGACGGCGACCGTCGAAACGGCCGACGGGGAGACCCACGACGCGGACGCCGTCGTCGTCGCCACCGATCCGCCGGCTGCACGAGAGTTGACCGGCCTCGAGTCGATTCCGACCGAGGCGCGAGGCTGTGTCACCCAGTACTACGCGCTGCCGGACGAGACGGGGCTCGAGACCGGAAAGCGGCTGCTGCTCAATGCGACCGAAGACGAGGGACCGAACCACGTCGTCCCGCACAGCGCAGTCGTTCCCGAGTACGCGCCCGACGATACGACGCTTGTCAGCGCGACGTACCTCGGATGCGAGGTCCAGCGGACCTCGAAGCGAAGCGACGCCAGCCGCGGAGCAGAGGCGAACGACGCGGAACTGGCCGAACGAACGCGACAGGCGCTCGAGTCGTGGTATCCGGAGCAGCGGTTCGACGGCCTCGAGACGCTGCACACCGATCGAATCCCGTTCGCCCAGTTCGACCAGCCGCCGGGGATCTACGACCGGTTGCCGGACGCTCGCGATCCGGACGGCCCGGTCTACCTGGCGGGCGACTACACCCGCTGGTCGTCGATTCAGGGCGCAATGCGCAGCGGACAGGACGCAGCGCAGGCGGTGCTCGAGGATCTCTCCCGGTAG
- a CDS encoding metallophosphoesterase: protein MTTVDLPVSPVERALAVPEADALVVADVHLGKAADSSVDAPIDDGSDVRQRLESLLARTEPKTVVVAGDLLHSFSRLPRGVERDLARLETVVDDAGASLVVTPGNHDTKLEGAFDGETSPEYRLGDDETVVCHGHEAPTLEADRYVVGHDHPALSVEGRKLPCFLYGPGVYEGADVVVCPAFTRLASGATVNGMYGRDFQSPLVTDPGQFHPAVWDDSSEEPLWFPPLGECRRLL, encoded by the coding sequence GTGACCACCGTCGACCTCCCCGTCTCGCCCGTCGAGCGCGCACTCGCCGTCCCGGAAGCCGACGCGCTCGTCGTTGCGGACGTTCACCTCGGCAAAGCCGCCGATTCGAGCGTCGATGCCCCTATCGACGACGGGAGCGACGTCCGCCAGCGACTCGAGTCACTGCTCGCTCGCACCGAGCCGAAAACCGTCGTCGTCGCGGGCGATCTCCTCCACTCCTTCAGCCGGCTCCCGCGCGGCGTCGAACGCGATCTGGCCCGTCTCGAGACGGTCGTCGACGATGCTGGCGCGTCCCTCGTCGTCACGCCCGGGAATCACGACACGAAGCTCGAGGGCGCGTTCGACGGCGAAACGAGCCCGGAGTATCGTCTCGGGGACGACGAGACGGTCGTCTGCCACGGTCACGAGGCACCCACTCTTGAGGCCGACCGGTACGTCGTCGGCCACGACCACCCTGCACTCTCCGTCGAGGGGCGCAAACTGCCGTGTTTCCTCTACGGACCGGGGGTCTACGAGGGAGCCGACGTGGTCGTCTGCCCGGCGTTTACGAGGCTAGCGTCGGGTGCCACGGTCAACGGCATGTACGGCCGCGACTTCCAGTCGCCGCTGGTCACCGACCCCGGCCAGTTTCACCCGGCAGTCTGGGACGACTCGAGCGAGGAGCCGCTGTGGTTTCCGCCGCTGGGGGAGTGTCGGCGGCTCCTGTGA
- the artA gene encoding archaeosortase A gives MSPASAAIDAVSVAGLEAAGATLTPAVVGSMGLTDLLAWVAIAAFLVALILRWQGVPEPARHLAMGAWLTFGVFWLTMVPYYYYDVQSPLQTVLALAALPLCAYTGYLLWDGRDSLFLLTKAVAFMGLIYLPAETIPVVRTWLIETTAVQTHYGMELLGHSPGINEGANGYQSRFDFDSDETVTGRTTYIILACTGLGSMAIFGGLVAAVKAPFKRKAIAFAMAIGVIWFLNLVRNVFIGLASPWGWFQQEWLVSFMTTYMGAEESRVSFLVAHNYIAQSLSIVALVGITYLLVKILPEILEPLEDVLFVLTGNEYDLFEALGKDEVRADGGPDQQ, from the coding sequence ATGTCGCCCGCTTCAGCCGCGATCGACGCCGTCTCGGTCGCCGGTCTCGAGGCCGCAGGCGCGACGCTGACCCCGGCAGTCGTCGGTTCGATGGGGTTGACGGATCTGCTCGCGTGGGTCGCGATTGCGGCGTTTCTCGTGGCCTTGATCCTCCGATGGCAGGGCGTCCCCGAGCCAGCCAGACACCTCGCGATGGGGGCCTGGCTCACCTTCGGCGTCTTCTGGCTGACGATGGTGCCGTACTACTACTACGACGTCCAGAGTCCCCTCCAGACGGTGCTGGCGCTCGCGGCGCTTCCGCTGTGTGCGTACACGGGCTATCTCCTCTGGGACGGCCGCGACTCACTGTTCCTCCTGACGAAAGCGGTCGCGTTCATGGGGCTCATCTACCTCCCCGCGGAGACGATTCCCGTCGTTCGCACGTGGCTGATCGAGACGACCGCGGTCCAGACCCACTACGGGATGGAACTGCTCGGCCACAGCCCCGGCATCAACGAGGGCGCGAACGGCTACCAGAGTCGGTTCGACTTCGACTCCGACGAGACGGTGACCGGGCGGACCACCTACATCATCCTCGCCTGTACCGGACTCGGGAGTATGGCCATCTTCGGCGGGCTCGTCGCCGCCGTGAAGGCGCCGTTCAAGCGGAAGGCGATCGCCTTCGCGATGGCTATCGGCGTCATCTGGTTTCTCAACCTCGTGCGCAACGTCTTCATCGGGCTGGCCTCCCCGTGGGGCTGGTTCCAGCAGGAGTGGCTCGTCTCGTTCATGACCACCTACATGGGGGCCGAGGAGAGCCGCGTCTCTTTCCTCGTCGCCCACAACTACATCGCCCAGTCGCTGTCGATCGTCGCCCTCGTCGGGATCACCTACCTCCTCGTCAAGATCCTCCCCGAGATCCTCGAACCGCTCGAGGACGTCCTCTTCGTCCTCACCGGCAACGAGTACGACCTGTTCGAGGCGCTCGGCAAGGACGAGGTTCGCGCCGACGGCGGTCCCGATCAGCAGTGA